The Campylobacter sp. CN_NE2 genome contains a region encoding:
- a CDS encoding molybdopterin molybdotransferase MoeA, with the protein MPNLPKFEDTIANLKKSVTKWDRIEKIALTQALDRVLATDIIAPHNHPKQPTAAMDGYALKFSDLKENAEIKILGKTPAGTQNSIEIHNGECIKTFTGSLMANGSDTLIPIENVEAMDEFIKVIKPVSQGFAVRKIGESYAKGEILIKKGTRINYAVIGLLAELGISYISVFVRPKVAVFSTGSEIKELGESLENGAQIYSSNHIMIANLVQKMGCESIILPVVKDEKELLEKSIISALKSADIVLSTGGVSVGDFDFVKEIVKENFEIIVDKSAIKPGRHIKIAKTGEKYIFALPGFPFSAVVTCVLYLREFLNSAFGVSEECEISAILAEDYAKKSPFLEFSAVSLINENGQIYATTKGKRQGSSAILNNLLQNANLLVCPAERTDGLKKGEIVKIIKMP; encoded by the coding sequence ATGCCAAATTTGCCGAAATTCGAAGATACAATCGCAAATCTCAAAAAAAGCGTTACAAAATGGGATCGTATAGAAAAAATCGCCCTAACTCAGGCATTAGATAGAGTTCTAGCCACCGACATAATCGCCCCACACAACCACCCAAAACAGCCAACCGCTGCTATGGACGGGTATGCGCTTAAATTTAGCGATTTAAAAGAAAACGCTGAAATTAAAATTTTAGGCAAAACTCCTGCAGGAACGCAAAACAGCATAGAAATTCATAACGGCGAGTGCATAAAAACCTTTACAGGCTCACTTATGGCTAATGGCTCTGACACGCTAATTCCTATCGAAAATGTCGAAGCCATGGACGAATTTATCAAAGTTATAAAGCCAGTATCACAAGGCTTTGCCGTCAGAAAAATAGGCGAAAGCTACGCCAAAGGCGAAATCCTAATCAAAAAAGGAACACGCATAAATTACGCTGTAATCGGGCTTTTAGCCGAACTTGGCATTTCATATATAAGCGTTTTTGTTCGCCCCAAAGTCGCCGTTTTTTCCACCGGAAGCGAAATCAAAGAACTTGGCGAAAGCCTAGAAAACGGGGCGCAAATTTATAGCTCAAACCACATAATGATTGCGAATTTAGTGCAAAAAATGGGCTGCGAAAGTATCATTTTGCCCGTTGTCAAAGACGAAAAAGAACTGCTTGAAAAATCCATAATCTCAGCGCTAAAAAGTGCCGACATAGTGCTTAGCACGGGCGGAGTGAGCGTGGGGGATTTTGATTTTGTCAAAGAAATCGTCAAAGAAAACTTCGAAATCATCGTCGATAAATCCGCCATAAAACCGGGTCGCCACATAAAAATCGCCAAAACCGGCGAAAAATACATTTTTGCGTTGCCGGGATTTCCGTTTTCTGCCGTGGTTACTTGCGTTTTATATTTGCGTGAGTTTTTAAATTCGGCTTTTGGAGTGAGCGAAGAGTGCGAAATTTCGGCGATTTTAGCAGAAGATTATGCCAAAAAATCGCCGTTTTTGGAATTTAGCGCCGTTAGTTTGATAAACGAAAACGGGCAAATTTACGCCACCACAAAAGGCAAAAGGCAAGGAAGTAGCGCGATTTTAAACAACCTTTTGCAAAATGCAAATTTGCTAGTTTGCCCCGCTGAGCGAACGGACGGACTGAAAAAAGGCGAAATTGTAAAAATCATAAAAATGCCTTAA
- a CDS encoding MFS transporter, with translation MIKNVLPLSFIVATRFFGLFIVLPVLSLYALNLDGADEKLVGFLIGIYAFMQMALQTPFGILSDKIGRKNALAIGLLIFIIGSIVCAYSSGIYTMIFGRCLQGCGAVGAVATALISDFTKEEERGKAMSIMGAMIGIAFASAIVLSPILSDKFGLSSIFNLSAFLTLICLILLYAVVPKEPKITTKSEKTPFSEILKDKNLLLLNLSNFLQKMLMTTAFFIIPIILVNNLGFDKSQIYKIYITAMIFGLVAMGLSGALGEKRGLAKEILLSGIAFFIASYALFATENSLGVFIVAVILFFIGFNMHEPIMQSLASKFAKSHQKGSALGVFNSFGFLGSFVGGVFGGIALKEIGLFYLALVVVVLAVIWFVLLLNLTNPIIFKNLYFDKSIKVDFTALSDTHGIIECYETEKNFIVKYNRKRISKHQILKKLGLTR, from the coding sequence ATGATAAAAAATGTTTTACCTTTAAGTTTTATTGTTGCAACGAGGTTTTTCGGGCTTTTTATAGTTCTGCCCGTTTTAAGCCTTTATGCTCTAAATTTGGACGGAGCAGACGAAAAACTAGTCGGTTTTTTAATCGGAATTTATGCCTTTATGCAAATGGCACTTCAAACTCCATTTGGAATCCTTAGCGATAAAATCGGTCGCAAAAATGCCCTTGCTATCGGGCTTTTGATTTTTATCATTGGCTCTATTGTTTGCGCTTATAGCAGCGGAATTTACACTATGATTTTTGGTCGCTGTTTGCAAGGCTGTGGAGCTGTTGGAGCCGTCGCCACCGCACTCATCAGCGATTTTACAAAAGAAGAAGAACGCGGCAAAGCTATGAGCATAATGGGCGCGATGATTGGCATAGCTTTTGCAAGCGCGATCGTTTTAAGCCCGATTTTAAGCGATAAATTCGGACTTTCTAGCATTTTTAATCTAAGCGCATTTTTGACTTTGATTTGTTTAATCTTGCTTTATGCAGTCGTTCCAAAAGAGCCAAAAATCACCACAAAAAGCGAAAAAACGCCATTTAGCGAGATTTTAAAAGACAAAAATTTACTGCTTTTAAATTTAAGCAACTTTTTGCAAAAAATGCTAATGACCACGGCATTTTTCATAATCCCTATCATTTTGGTAAATAATCTTGGCTTTGATAAAAGTCAAATTTACAAAATTTACATTACGGCGATGATTTTTGGGCTAGTTGCTATGGGACTAAGTGGCGCACTTGGCGAAAAACGGGGCTTGGCAAAGGAAATTTTGCTAAGCGGCATTGCATTTTTTATCGCTTCTTACGCACTTTTTGCCACAGAAAATTCGCTTGGCGTTTTCATCGTTGCCGTGATTTTATTTTTCATCGGATTTAACATGCACGAGCCGATTATGCAAAGCCTAGCGTCAAAATTCGCCAAATCACACCAAAAAGGCTCTGCGCTTGGGGTTTTTAACTCATTTGGATTTTTAGGAAGCTTTGTAGGTGGCGTTTTTGGCGGCATTGCGTTAAAAGAAATCGGGCTTTTTTACCTTGCCCTTGTCGTGGTCGTTTTAGCCGTCATTTGGTTTGTTTTGCTTTTAAATTTGACAAATCCGATAATTTTTAAAAATTTATATTTCGATAAAAGCATAAAAGTCGATTTTACCGCACTTAGCGATACGCACGGCATTATCGAGTGCTACGAAACTGAAAAAAACTTCATCGTCAAATACAATAGAAAACGCATTAGCAAACACCAAATTTTAAAAAAATTAGGGCTAACTCGCTAA
- a CDS encoding transporter substrate-binding domain-containing protein: MKKVLFSLLFLTYFLYGEDLKIAIDPTYPPFEYKNTNNQLVGFDIELIAAIAQKAGFNYTFVETAHDSACGAVNGKSVDIAISAFTHDKFTQDCDYSDSYYNPRFIFLKISGSPINSTDDLVGKKVGYVGDDVAKEMIEAFGAKPIRRDRNALINLFTAMQDGKADALLIDSRSMPILSNDYEHMSQADKDKLVAYESVGYGKNLEILYQEDVGSAETSILFPNDGSKNELKGRINKAISELKNDGTIDNLIKKYNL; the protein is encoded by the coding sequence ATGAAAAAGGTACTTTTTTCGCTCTTGTTTTTGACTTATTTCTTGTATGGTGAAGATTTAAAAATCGCTATTGACCCGACTTATCCGCCATTTGAATACAAAAATACAAACAATCAATTAGTCGGTTTTGATATTGAACTAATCGCAGCTATCGCCCAAAAAGCAGGTTTTAACTATACTTTTGTAGAAACAGCTCACGATAGCGCTTGTGGTGCTGTTAATGGAAAAAGTGTCGATATAGCAATCTCTGCTTTTACGCACGATAAATTTACACAAGATTGCGATTATAGTGATTCGTATTATAATCCAAGATTTATTTTTCTAAAAATTTCGGGAAGCCCCATAAATTCAACCGATGATTTAGTCGGTAAAAAAGTCGGCTATGTCGGAGATGATGTAGCAAAAGAGATGATAGAAGCTTTTGGTGCAAAGCCTATCAGACGAGATAGAAATGCGCTAATAAATTTATTTACCGCTATGCAAGACGGCAAAGCAGATGCTCTTTTGATTGATTCTAGAAGTATGCCTATACTTTCAAATGATTACGAACACATGAGCCAAGCCGATAAAGATAAACTTGTTGCGTATGAAAGTGTAGGCTATGGAAAAAATTTAGAAATTCTTTATCAAGAAGATGTAGGTAGTGCTGAAACTTCTATTTTATTTCCTAATGACGGTTCAAAAAATGAACTAAAAGGTAGAATAAATAAGGCTATTTCGGAGCTTAAAAACGACGGAACAATTGATAATTTAATAAAAAAATATAATCTTTAA
- a CDS encoding substrate-binding periplasmic protein, with translation MKKVLFLFLFGGSFLFADTIKVGMDYQYPPFEYLDQAGNIKGFDVDLANELAKRAGFQIEIVKMEYDGICDAVNAKKVDIGISAFGDDEATAACDHGVSYFESELLFVKDKSRKDINTPENLAGKKVAYDADSSVLKDVVTAYGGKAVPKKSGTLVLTLLLLHEGKVDSIVLDSCNAPILYGKLETLSDADRDRLDLISGGLSNFEIYNVQPVDDSETFVIFPKDGSQEALKNKIDEAIVQMRNDGTIQNLLNKYGLK, from the coding sequence ATGAAAAAAGTTTTATTTTTGTTTCTGTTTGGTGGAAGTTTTTTATTTGCCGATACCATAAAAGTAGGTATGGATTATCAATATCCGCCATTTGAATACTTAGACCAAGCAGGAAATATCAAGGGCTTTGATGTTGATCTTGCTAACGAACTTGCAAAACGAGCAGGATTTCAAATCGAAATCGTTAAAATGGAATACGATGGCATTTGCGATGCCGTAAATGCAAAAAAAGTTGATATAGGAATTTCTGCTTTTGGAGACGATGAAGCCACAGCGGCTTGTGATCATGGAGTCTCATACTTTGAAAGCGAACTTCTTTTTGTAAAAGATAAAAGTCGAAAAGACATAAATACCCCTGAGAATTTAGCTGGTAAAAAAGTTGCTTATGATGCCGATAGTAGCGTTTTAAAAGATGTTGTTACTGCTTATGGCGGAAAAGCTGTTCCTAAAAAATCAGGAACCCTTGTTTTGACATTACTTTTGCTTCACGAAGGTAAAGTAGATAGTATAGTCTTGGATAGTTGCAATGCGCCTATTTTATATGGAAAGCTTGAAACTTTATCAGATGCCGATAGAGACAGGCTTGATTTAATCAGCGGCGGTTTGAGTAACTTTGAAATTTACAATGTACAACCTGTTGATGATTCCGAAACTTTCGTCATTTTTCCAAAAGACGGTAGCCAAGAAGCTTTGAAAAATAAAATAGATGAAGCAATCGTGCAAATGCGAAATGACGGAACTATACAAAACTTACTTAACAAATATGGTTTGAAATAA
- a CDS encoding substrate-binding periplasmic protein: protein MKKVLFFLALGSFLYADPIKVAMDNEFPPFEYQKDGNIIGFDVDLATEISKRTGLEFQIVYVPYNDACAAINSGSVDIGISAFATDDATKDCDHGLSYFESSYVFIKNKNRDDIKNAADLKDKKVAYDRDSSAMKDFIIDLGARPIPKRAGTIIPSLLSLSEGQVDSVMVYDLNMPVVHGDTEFLTQNDIDKLEFISGGLESFAVFDKQHGYDSETFAIFPKDGRHEELKKKINGAILSMRQDGFIKKLLEKYKIN from the coding sequence ATGAAAAAAGTTTTATTTTTTCTTGCTCTTGGAAGTTTTTTATATGCTGATCCTATTAAAGTCGCCATGGATAACGAATTTCCACCATTTGAATATCAAAAAGACGGCAACATTATAGGATTTGATGTTGATCTTGCAACAGAGATCTCAAAGAGAACAGGACTAGAATTTCAAATAGTCTATGTCCCTTACAATGACGCTTGTGCAGCCATAAATTCAGGTAGTGTCGATATAGGAATTTCAGCTTTTGCCACAGATGATGCCACGAAAGATTGCGACCATGGGCTTTCTTATTTTGAATCTTCGTATGTTTTTATCAAAAATAAAAATAGAGATGATATTAAAAATGCGGCTGATTTAAAGGATAAAAAGGTTGCTTACGATAGAGATAGTAGTGCAATGAAGGATTTTATAATTGATTTAGGGGCAAGACCGATTCCAAAAAGAGCAGGAACTATCATACCAAGTCTGCTTTCTTTAAGCGAAGGACAGGTTGATAGCGTTATGGTGTATGATTTAAATATGCCTGTTGTGCATGGCGACACAGAATTTTTAACACAAAATGATATAGATAAGTTAGAATTTATTAGTGGTGGGCTTGAAAGTTTTGCTGTTTTTGATAAACAACACGGATACGATAGCGAAACTTTTGCTATCTTCCCAAAAGACGGACGACACGAAGAGCTAAAAAAGAAAATAAATGGCGCCATTTTGTCGATGAGACAAGATGGTTTTATAAAAAAACTACTTGAAAAATATAAAATTAATTAG
- a CDS encoding non-canonical purine NTP pyrophosphatase translates to MKILLATGNYGKVKEIKEFYNEFEIYALNEVLEPFEIVEDGKTFKENALIKARAVFEKLKEKNLQDEFVVLSDDSGISVEAIDWRPGIFSARYSGENATDATNRAKVISELNSLNLSQSRAFYTACIAVVSKFGEFSAHGFMHGKVINEERGEHGFGYDFMFIPNGFSQTIGELPIETKLKISHRTKGLTIAKHILDILNRIISQKI, encoded by the coding sequence ATGAAAATTTTACTTGCAACTGGAAATTACGGAAAAGTCAAAGAGATAAAAGAATTTTACAATGAATTTGAAATTTATGCGTTAAATGAAGTTTTAGAGCCTTTTGAGATTGTTGAAGACGGAAAAACTTTTAAAGAAAATGCTTTGATAAAAGCAAGGGCGGTTTTTGAAAAACTAAAAGAGAAAAATTTGCAAGATGAATTTGTCGTGCTAAGCGATGATAGCGGTATTAGCGTAGAAGCTATTGATTGGCGACCGGGGATTTTTTCGGCTCGTTATAGTGGCGAAAATGCCACTGACGCAACTAACCGCGCAAAGGTAATTAGCGAACTAAATTCACTAAATTTGAGCCAAAGTAGGGCATTTTACACTGCCTGTATCGCCGTTGTGAGTAAATTTGGCGAATTTAGCGCACACGGATTTATGCACGGAAAAGTGATAAACGAAGAGCGTGGAGAGCATGGCTTTGGGTATGATTTTATGTTTATTCCAAATGGATTTTCACAAACTATTGGCGAGTTACCGATTGAAACAAAGCTAAAAATTTCGCACCGAACAAAAGGCTTAACAATAGCTAAACATATATTGGATATCCTAAATAGAATAATTTCACAAAAAATATGA